In Eupeodes corollae chromosome 3, idEupCoro1.1, whole genome shotgun sequence, a single genomic region encodes these proteins:
- the LOC129950064 gene encoding protein slowmo yields the protein MKIWTSEHTFNHPWETVTQAAWRKYPNPMTPSIIGTDVVERKVVDGVLHTHRLVQSKWCFPKWTHALIGTAKVCFASEKSTVDPNRKQMVLKTMNLTFCRHISIDEVIYYVPHPSDPSKTLLKQEAQVSVQGVPLSHYMEDLVTSTISMNAGKGRQGLEWVIGRINSEVKDFAESAAKSTDDLLMTTKKSFDEMAENARKSMDELAAQAAKFHI from the exons CCATCCCTGGGAGACAGTGACACAAGCGGCATGGCGAAAATATCCTAATCCTATGACCCCATCGATTATTGGCACCGATGTCGTTGAACGAAAAGTTGTCGATGGCGTGCTACACACTCATAGATTGGTGCAATCCAAATGGTGTTTCCCAAAATGGACACATGCG ttAATCGGAACAGCTAAAGTATGCTTTGCCAGCGAAAAATCCACAGTTGATCCCAACCGCAAACAAATGGTATTGAAAACAATGAATCTGACGTTCTGCCGGCATATTTCCATCGACGAAGTGATCTACTATGTTCCCCATCCCTCAGATCCATCAAAGACACTTTTGAAACAAGAAGCCCAAGTTAGTGTACAGGGCGTGCCACTTAGTCATTATATGGAAGACCTTGTCACATCCACAATAAGTATGAACGCTGGTAAAGGACGCCAAGGTCTGGAATGGGTGATAGGCCGTATTAACTCTGAG GTGAAAGATTTTGCTGAGAGTGCAGCCAAAAGTACAGATGACCTTCTTATGACCACAAAAAAATCATTCGATGAAATGGCTGAGAACGCACGTAAAAGTATGGACGAACTAGCGGCTCAAGCAGCCAAATTCCACATCTAA
- the LOC129951842 gene encoding UV radiation resistance-associated gene protein encodes MDSPPRNDEWMPLASQQLRLRHLIRIIGLNIVCRDKCKLYFTLHHKLDCPAFYRSADIPHYGNSEAILWDNITCPDIIKSNSRAVCVRVWERRSSQSEQNDTPIFVWRVWFSGLVLTGSGIEAKHFSNTLIFQLNENCFSSPEHFSSFLLDNDYLGDNLQDHDPNTVKVHNTDLRELSDGLGNHETLPNDLNSKLKNFDSSLDLCGIRCVAARRSKKSTRQSYSLDKLLRIQQIQRSCKRLKEDVKEITQQIINYNLRPKSFAPKNRSSIDYLFSDINEVKPEVKLECKQLKVKIELLRFKCNLLEKEHKTAIDRNQELIKLLKSKQNLTQDQSDAMRKNYSQLADDKSLLYKKIKVILTHVKTNKDLEQMINKRLGLLGCELKHIYPINTDSNGCCTVCSLPFPEKNYLSSHPLAADHSKLMTPAVMSVTLGFIAHFVEITAIILDKPLRFSQQIKPSIASKQILYGIYLLNYNIAQLNYDVFRFPYDSHKEIIQNFTRLFCSLIQLGQINADGMVDRDKAGIESDISILDGIDRIEDVPLSKARTSIEVSSNLQSERSSMPPRRRKTAAVANEDKRYHSEDNLKTLAEHCLKHSFSQERLEKE; translated from the coding sequence ATGGACTCACCACCTAGGAACGACGAATGGATGCCATTGGCTTCCCAGCAACTCCGACTGAGACATCTTATTAGAATTATTGGCCTAAACATTGTTTGTCGTGATAAATGCAAACTTTATTTCACTCTGCACCATAAGCTAGATTGTCCAGCGTTCTACAGAAGCGCCGATATACCACACTATGGAAATAGTGAAGCAATATTGTGGGACAACATAACGTGTCCCGATATAATAAAGTCAAATTCAAGAGCAGTTTGCGTCCGCGTTTGGGAGCGCAGAAGTTCACAATCAGAGCAAAATGATacaccaatttttgtttggcgTGTTTGGTTCTCGGGGCTTGTCCTCACAGGGAGCGGCATAGAAGCAAAGCACTTTTCCAACACACTCATTTTCCAACTCAACGAAAACTGTTTCTCATCACCAGAGCATTTTTCAAGCTTCTTGCTTGATAACGATTATCTAGGCGATAACCTCCAAGACCATGATCCCAACACCGTCAAAGTACATAACACTGATCTTCGAGAACTATCTGATGGATTGGGAAATCATGAGACTCTTCCAAATGACTTGAACTCAAAGTTGAAGAACTTCGATTCGTCTCTGGATCTATGCGGCATCCGGTGCGTTGCAGCCCGACGCTCAAAAAAGTCAACTCGCCAAAGCTACAGTCTAGACAAACTACTTCGAATTCAGCAAATACAGCGAAGTTGTAAGCGTCTAAAGGAAGACGTGAAAGAAATCACACAACAAATCATAAATTACAACCTCAGGCCAAAGAGTTTTGCACCGAAAAACCGAAGCTCCATTGATTATTTGTTCTCAGACATAAACGAAGTCAAACCTGAAGTTAAACTAGAATGTAAGCAATTAAAGGTTAAAATTGAGCTGTTACGATTTAAGTGCAATCTTCTGGAGAAGGAACACAAGACGGCCATTGATAGAAACCAAGAActgataaaacttttaaaaagcaaacaaaatctaACCCAGGATCAGTCCGATGCCATGCGGAAGAACTATTCCCAATTAGCTGACGACAAATCTTTACTCTATAAGAAAATCAAAGTGATACTAACACacgttaaaacaaataaagatctCGAACAGATGATCAACAAGCGATTGGGTCTTTTGGGATGCGAACTCAAGCACATCTATCCAATAAACACAGACTCCAATGGATGCTGTACAGTTTGTAGTCTGCCTTTTCCAGAAAAGAACTATCTCAGCAGTCATCCGTTGGCTGCAGATCACTCTAAACTTATGACTCCGGCAGTTATGTCTGTAACGCTGGGATTTATCGCGCATTTCGTTGAAATAACCGCCATCATTCTAGACAAGCCCCTACGATTTTCACAACAAATTAAACCATCGATCGCCTCCAAACAAATTCTCTACGGCATTTACTTGCTCAACTATAATATAGCGCAGTTAAATTACGATGTATTTCGGTTTCCTTACGATTCGCACAAGGAAATCATACAGAATTTCACGAGGCTATTCTGTAGCCTAATACAATTGGGGCAAATCAATGCTGATGGTATGGTCGATAGGGACAAAGCGGGAATTGAAAGTGATATAAGTATTTTAGATGGTATAGATCGAATAGAGGACGTGCCGTTGTCGAAGGCTAGGACGTCAATCGAAGTTAGTAGTAATTTACAATCGGAGCGCAGTAGTATGCCACCAAGACGGCGAAAGACAGCTGCCGTTGCTAACGAAGACAAACGATATCATAGCGAGGATAACTTGAAAACCTTAGCTGAACATTGCCTTAAACATTCTTTTTCTCAAGAAAGATTAGAGAAGGAATAG